In Plodia interpunctella isolate USDA-ARS_2022_Savannah chromosome 1, ilPloInte3.2, whole genome shotgun sequence, one DNA window encodes the following:
- the TM9SF2 gene encoding transmembrane 9 superfamily member 2, translating into MSLLLLCVFSLWTTTNAFYLPGLAPVNYCKATEENAKSCKNEIPLFVNRLNTEESVIPFEYHHFDFCLADEAQSPVENLGQVVFGERIRPSPYKINFLKDVRCASPCSKIYKPNDPESVKKLNLLKMGAALYYQHHWILDNMPVTWCYVVNEGGKTFCSTGFPMGCKVSGDSDTSCGPIVSQKGDLKKGEDYFYLFNHVDLEITYHSGDKEDWGVDFTNGGRIISAKIKPASIDHQKAEKVDCNFQTPLVLPKTLTEMLNITYTYSVTFHMNNSIKWSSRWDYILESMPQTNIQWFSILNSLVIVLFLSGMVAMILLRTLHKDIARYNQMECGEDAQEEFGWKLVHGDVFRPPRRGMLLAVFLGSGAQVFGMTLVTLAFACLGFLSPANRGALMTCALVAWVLLGAVAGYVSARIYKSFGGRRWKSNILLTSMVCPGVVFGLFFVMNLVLWGKGSSAAIPFSTLVALLALWFGVSVPLTFIGAYFGFRKRMLDHPVRTNQIPRQIPEQSLYTQPIPGIVMGGVLPFGCIFIQLFFILNSLWSSQMYYMFGFLFLVFLILVITCSETTILLCYFHLCAEDYHWWWRAFLSSGSTAGYLFIYCCHYFFTKLNIEGAASTFLYFGYTIIMVFLFFLLTGTIGFMACFWFVRKIYSVVKVD; encoded by the exons ATGTCTCTCCTTTTGCTTTGCGTATTTTCGCTTTGGACGACGacaaatgcattttatttacccGGCTTAGCTCCTGTAAATTATTGCAAAGCAACCGAAGAAAATGCTAAATCTTGCAAG AATGAAATCCCTCTTTTTGTTAATAGACTGAACACAGAAGAGTCTGTCATTCCATTTGAGTACCACCACTTTGACTTCTGTCTTGCTGATGAGGCTCAATCTCCTGTCGAGAATTTAGGTCAAGTAGTGTTTGGTGAGAGAATTCGTCCCAGTCCTTACAAGATTAACTTCCTGAAAGATGTACGCTGCGCATCCCCTTGCAGTAAGATTTACAAGCCTAATGATCCTGAATCGGTGAAGAAACTAAACCTGCTGAAAATGGGAGCTGCTCTGTACTATCAGCACCATTGGATTTTGGATAACATGCCTGTCACTTGGTGCTATGTGGTGAACGAAGGAGGCAAGACTTTCTGTAGCACTGGCTTCCCTATGGGATGCAAAGTTAGTGGAGATTCG GATACATCATGTGGGCCAATTGTGTCTCAAAAAGGTGACTTGAAAAAAGGTGaagactatttttatttgttcaaccATGTGGACTTGGAAATTACTTACCACAGTGGCGATAAGGAGGATTGGGGAGTTGACTTCACTAACGGTGGCCGTATAATCTCTGCAAAG aTTAAACCTGCCAGCATTGATCATCAGAAAGCAGAAAAAGTTGACTGCAATTTCCAAACTCCATTAGTACTTCCGAAGACACTAACAGAAATGCTGAATATAACATACACTTACAGTGTCACCTTCCACATGAACAACAGCATCAAATGGTCATCCAGATGGGACTACATTCTGGAGTCTATGCCTCAGACAAACatacagtggttttcgatttTGAATTCTCTTGTTATAGTGCTATTCCTTAGTGGAATGGTCGCTATGATATTACTGAGGACACTACATAAGGACATCGCAAGATATAACCAAATGGAGTGTGGGGAAGATGCtcag gaGGAATTCGGATGGAAATTGGTTCACGGTGACGTGTTCCGCCCCCCTCGCCGCGGCATGCTGCTAGCTGTGTTCCTAGGCTCTGGCGCTCAG gtgTTCGGCATGACCCTTGTAACTTTGGCTTTCGCATGCCTCGGCTTCCTGTCCCCCGCCAACCGCGGAGCCCTGATGACCTGCGCATTGGTGGCGTGGGTGCTCCTGGGGGCAGTGGCCGGCTACGTCAGCGCCAGGATCTACAAGAGCTTCGGAGGCCGCCGGTGGAAGAGCAACATACTGCTCACATCTATGGTTTGCCCTGG tgttgTTTTTGGCCTGTTCTTCGTAATGAACTTAGTGTTGTGGGGCAAGGGATCATCGGCCGCGATTCCGTTCTCGACTCTGGTGGCTCTATTGGCTCTCTGGTTTGGGGTATCTGTGCCTCTCACGTTCATCGGTGCTTACTTCGGCTTTAGGAAGAGG ATGCTGGACCACCCGGTGCGCACCAACCAGATCCCGCGGCAAATTCCGGAGCAGTCACTGTACACCCAACCAATCCCGGGCATCGTGATGGGCGGCGTGCTGCCCTTCGGCTGCATCTTCATACAGCTGTTCTTCATCCTCAACTCCCTCTGGTCCAGTCAG ATGTACTACATGTTCGGGTTCCTGTTCCTGGTGTTCCTGATCCTGGTGATCACGTGCTCGGAGACCACCATCCTGCTGTGCTACTTCCACCTCTGTGCTGAAGACTACCACTGGTGGTGGCGCGCCTTCCTCAGTTCGG GTTCGACCGCCGGCTACCTGTTCATCTACTGCTGCCACTACTTCTTCACCAAACTCAACATCGAAGGCGCCGCGTCCACTTTCCTCTACTTCGGCTACACCATCATCATGGTCTTCTTATTCTTCCTCCTGACAGGAACTATAGGATTCATGGCGTGCTTCTGGTTCGTGAGGAAAATTTATAGCGTCGTTAAGGTCGATTAA
- the LOC128677254 gene encoding venom serine carboxypeptidase-like, with protein MLLFYILLCAHTVLGEGPPDLPSGENSEPILTFMERTYKAGRARATYDAGEPLLLTPFIEEKKLKEGRKAAAVDSDYLLPDMDSYAGYLTVNKEYNANLWFWYFPVAEKNVSETPLILWLQGGPGASSLYGLFTEIGPFFVTEDKTLEEIKYSWGKNHSLLFIDNPVGTGFSFTDDDRGYATNQTTIGENLYAALQQFMTLFPELRSAPLILAGESYAGKHIPSLGVQILWHRQEDEPINLQGLAIGNGFTDPLTLQRYSHFAREVGLVDDKVADTMNILEGAVIQFIKEGEMLKAYAYYNYLLQLFLSESRLSNLYNYLDDDISLEGAYNDYLQTTEVRKALHVGNTNFTSIGVVYRKLVPDFMNSAKMWLEELLENYRVMLYNGHLDIIVAYHPSVNSYNSLGFSGTEEFKKANRLPWYHDGNLAGYYKMAGNLTEVMIRGAGHMVPADKPAASLGLISAFARHITLDSDTGPLVNVETLRKRQLPVKI; from the exons ATGTTGCTGTTTTACATTTTGCT aTGCGCGCATACGGTATTAGGGGAGGGTCCTCCGGACTTACCTTCAGGTGAGAATTCGGAGCCCATCCTGACTTTCATGGAGCGCACCTACAAAGCAGGCAGAGCGAGAGCGACATATGACGCTGGGGAGCCCCTCCTGCTCACTCCCTTTATTGAGGAGAAGAAGCTGAAAGAAGGCAGAAAAGCGGCGGCCGTGGATTCCGACTACTTACTGCCTGATATGGACAGCTATGCTGGGTATTTGACT GTCAATAAGGAGTACAATGCCAACCTGTGGTTCTGGTACTTCCCCGTAGCAGAGAAGAACGTGTCGGAGACACCCCTGATCTTGTGGCTGCAGGGTGGGCCGGGCGCCTCCTCGCTGTACGGGCTGTTCACGGAAATTGGACCCTTTTTTGTGACCGAGGATAAAACTTTAGAAG AAATAAAGTATTCTTGGGGCAAGAACCACTCGCTGCTGTTCATCGACAACCCTGTGGGCACCGGTTTCAGCTTCACAGACGACGACCGCGGATACGCCACCAACCAGACTACG ATTGGAGAGAACCTGTACGCCGCACTGCAACAGTTCATGACACTTTTCCCGGAGCTCCGCTCGGCTCCTCTCATCCTGGCTGGGGAGTCCTATGCCGGGAAACATATCCCATCTCTAGGAGTACAGATCCTGTGGCACAGGCAGGAAGATGAGCCTATCAATCTGCAG GGTTTGGCCATCGGCAATGGTTTCACTGATCCTCTGACGCTGCAGAGGTACAGTCACTTCGCCAGAGAAGTCGGCCTGGTAGACGACAAGGTCGCAGACACTATGAACATTCTGGAGGGTGCCGTCATCCAGTTCATAAAGGAAGGGGAGATGCTGAAAGCTTATGCG tACTACAACTATTTGCTGCAGTTGTTCCTCTCAGAGTCCCGTCTATCAAATTTATACAACTACCTCGACGACGACATCAGCTTGGAAGGGGCCTACAACGACTACCTCCAGACCACAGAGGTCCGCAAGGCTCTGCACGTGGGTAACACCAACTTCACGTCGATCGGAGTTGTGTACAGGAAACTAGTGCCTGACTTTATGAATAGCGCGAAAATGTGGCTGGAAGAATTACTTGAAAACTACAGGGTCATGCTTTACAA cGGCCATCTCGACATCATCGTAGCATATCACCCCTCAGTGAACTCATACAACAGTCTTGGATTCTCTGGCACGGAGGAGTTTAAGAAAGCCAATCGGTTGCCATGGTACCATGACGGAAATTTAGCagg GTATTACAAAATGGCGGGAAACCTGACGGAAGTGATGATTCGCGGCGCGGGTCACATGGTTCCAGCTGACAAGCCAGCCGCCTCCCTCGGCCTCATCTCGGCCTTCGCACGACACATCACGCTGGACTCAGACACTGGCCCACTTGTCAACGTAGAAACGTTGCGAAAACGCCAGCTGCCCGTCAAAATATAG